The following are encoded together in the Ovis aries strain OAR_USU_Benz2616 breed Rambouillet chromosome 15, ARS-UI_Ramb_v3.0, whole genome shotgun sequence genome:
- the PTH gene encoding parathyroid hormone, which translates to MMSAKDMVKVMIVMFAICFLARSDGKSVKKRAVSEIQYMHNLGKHLRSMERVEWLWKKLQDVHNFVSLETSVPYRNGSSLRPRKKEDNVLVESHQKSLGEADKADVDVLIKAKLQ; encoded by the exons ATGATGTCTGCAAAAGACATGGTTAAGGTAATGATTGTCATGTTTGCCATCTGTTTTCTTGCAAGATCAGATGGGAAGTCTGTTAA GAAGAGAGCTGTGAGTGAAATACAGTATATGCATAACCTGGGCAAACATCTGCGCTCCATGGAAAGAGTGGAATGGCTGTGGAAAAAGCTACAGGATGTGCACAACTTTGTTTCCCTTGAAACTTCTGTACCTTACAGAAATGGTAGTTCCCTGAGACCTCGAAAAAAGGAAGACAATGTCCTGGTTGAGAGCCATCAAAAAAGTCTTGGAGAAGCAGACAAAGCTGATGTGGATGTATTAATTAAAGCTAAACTCCAGTGA